A genome region from Hymenobacter tibetensis includes the following:
- a CDS encoding RBBP9/YdeN family alpha/beta hydrolase → MPSTILIVTGLGNSGPEHWQTHWEQHYGYRRVEQHNWDEPVRADWVQTLDAAVATADPHVVLVAHSLACATIAHWAATTQHRIAGALLVAPADVDRPDFPLEVTGFRPMPLAPLPFPSIVVASTSDEYVTLARAQQFAEAWGSRLVNVGALGHINSETNLGLWPEGHALLMELMAR, encoded by the coding sequence ATGCCTTCAACCATCCTCATCGTGACCGGCTTGGGCAACTCTGGCCCCGAACACTGGCAAACCCACTGGGAACAGCACTACGGCTACCGGCGCGTGGAACAGCACAACTGGGACGAGCCCGTCCGTGCCGATTGGGTGCAGACGCTTGATGCGGCGGTAGCAACTGCCGACCCCCATGTGGTGCTGGTGGCGCACAGTCTGGCTTGTGCTACCATTGCTCACTGGGCGGCTACCACGCAACACCGCATAGCCGGTGCCCTGCTGGTAGCTCCCGCCGATGTAGACCGGCCCGACTTTCCGCTAGAAGTCACGGGGTTTCGGCCCATGCCCCTGGCGCCGCTGCCGTTTCCGAGTATTGTGGTAGCCAGCACCAGCGACGAGTATGTGACGTTGGCACGGGCGCAGCAATTTGCGGAGGCGTGGGGCAGCCGGCTGGTGAACGTCGGGGCGCTAGGCCACATCAATTCTGAAACCAACCTAGGTCTATGGCCGGAAGGGCACGCATTGCTGATGGAGTTGATGGCACGTTGA
- a CDS encoding glutamate-5-semialdehyde dehydrogenase, translated as MDLQVSFQATQTASRSLALLAPEKVNALLLDLAATAVAQTPFLLSENEKDLARMAPENPNYDRLQLTAARLESIAQDIESVATLPSPLGKVLLEQELPNGLHISKVRVPLGVVGVIYEARPNVTFDVAALCLKTGNACLLKGGSDASFSNEAIISVVHEVLRRHDLLPNCATLLPPDRQATEALLKAVGYVDVLIPRGSQGLIEYVRQNAKVPVIETGAGIVHTYFDETADLAKGRAIVANAKTRRVSVCNSLDCLLLHEARLIDLPALAAPLAQANVTLYADEPAYAVLRGLYPSQLLQPAAPEHFGTEFLSLRMAIKTVASLDEALTHIAAHSSKHSEAIVSEDAAHIEQFLNSVDAAAVYANASTAFTDGGQFGLGAEIGISTQKLHARGPMGLEELTSYKWLVRGNGQVRTS; from the coding sequence ATGGATTTACAAGTCAGTTTTCAAGCCACGCAAACCGCCAGCCGGAGCCTCGCCCTGTTGGCCCCTGAAAAGGTAAACGCGCTCCTGCTCGACCTAGCGGCCACCGCCGTGGCACAGACGCCGTTTTTGCTCAGTGAAAACGAGAAAGACTTGGCCCGTATGGCCCCCGAAAATCCTAACTACGACCGGCTGCAACTCACCGCCGCGCGCCTCGAAAGCATTGCGCAGGATATAGAAAGTGTGGCCACCCTGCCTTCCCCGCTAGGCAAGGTGCTGCTGGAACAGGAGCTGCCCAACGGCCTGCACATTTCCAAAGTTCGGGTGCCGCTCGGCGTGGTCGGCGTCATTTACGAAGCTCGCCCCAACGTAACCTTCGACGTGGCAGCGCTGTGTTTGAAGACTGGCAATGCGTGCTTGCTGAAAGGCGGCAGCGACGCCAGCTTCTCCAACGAGGCCATTATTTCCGTTGTGCACGAGGTGCTGCGCCGGCACGACCTACTCCCCAACTGCGCCACCCTGCTCCCCCCCGACCGCCAGGCCACGGAAGCTCTGCTTAAGGCCGTCGGCTACGTGGACGTGCTGATTCCGCGCGGCAGCCAAGGCCTGATTGAGTACGTGCGCCAAAACGCCAAAGTCCCCGTCATCGAAACCGGCGCGGGCATCGTGCACACTTACTTCGACGAAACTGCCGACCTCGCCAAAGGCCGCGCCATCGTCGCCAACGCCAAAACCCGCCGCGTAAGCGTCTGCAACTCTCTGGATTGCCTGCTGCTGCACGAAGCCCGCCTGATTGACTTGCCCGCGCTGGCTGCTCCCCTGGCCCAAGCCAACGTGACTCTCTACGCCGACGAGCCTGCTTACGCGGTCCTGCGCGGCCTGTACCCCAGCCAGCTTTTGCAGCCGGCCGCGCCCGAGCACTTCGGCACCGAGTTTCTGTCGTTGCGAATGGCCATCAAAACCGTAGCCAGCCTCGACGAAGCCCTCACTCATATTGCTGCCCACAGCTCCAAGCACAGCGAGGCCATAGTTTCCGAGGATGCGGCGCACATCGAGCAGTTCCTCAACAGCGTCGATGCCGCTGCCGTGTACGCCAACGCCTCCACCGCCTTCACCGACGGCGGCCAATTCGGCCTCGGCGCCGAAATCGGTATCAGCACCCAAAAGCTCCACGCCCGCGGCCCCATGGGCCTCGAGGAACTCACCAGCTACAAGTGGCTTGTCCGCGGCAATGGGCAGGTGCGTACTAGCTAA
- the proB gene encoding glutamate 5-kinase, which produces MALSYQRIVVKIGSNVLTREDGLPDSSRIQHLVDQIADLKRVGKEVIVVSSGAVAAGRSLVSVSEKADAVSSRQLLAAVGQVKLLATYAELFRAHELVCAQVLVTKEDFRDRQHYLHMQNCFRALLQNNIIPVVNENDVISVTELMFTDNDELAGLVASMLDADALLILSNVDGIFDGDPKAPGAQLIPAIEPTTTSFSGFVTTQRSQFGRGGMITKCHMAHKVAQLGIAVHIANGKTINVLPRILSEEVVNTKFIPNKTASRKKKWLAHAETAAKGAVQINAGAKAALTTPGKATSLLPVGVLGIVGTFTKGDIIRLLDEGGRPIGIGIAEYGSDKALERLGLQNQKPLVHYDYLFLSAEIS; this is translated from the coding sequence ATGGCACTTTCGTACCAAAGAATTGTCGTTAAAATTGGCTCCAACGTCCTCACGCGCGAAGACGGCCTGCCCGACAGCAGCCGCATTCAGCACTTAGTTGACCAGATTGCCGACCTGAAAAGAGTTGGCAAAGAAGTGATTGTGGTGTCGTCGGGAGCGGTGGCGGCGGGGCGTAGCTTGGTTTCCGTTTCCGAGAAGGCCGATGCCGTGAGCAGCCGCCAGCTGCTGGCCGCCGTGGGCCAGGTGAAGCTGCTGGCCACGTACGCCGAGTTGTTTCGGGCCCACGAGTTGGTGTGCGCGCAAGTGCTGGTAACCAAAGAGGACTTCCGCGACCGGCAGCACTACTTGCACATGCAAAACTGCTTTCGGGCGCTGCTGCAAAACAACATTATCCCGGTCGTCAACGAGAACGATGTTATTTCCGTCACGGAACTGATGTTCACCGACAACGACGAGCTGGCCGGCCTCGTGGCGTCGATGCTGGACGCCGACGCGTTGCTAATCCTGAGCAACGTAGACGGCATCTTCGACGGCGACCCGAAAGCCCCCGGTGCCCAACTGATTCCGGCTATCGAGCCCACTACCACCAGCTTTTCCGGTTTCGTGACCACCCAACGCTCCCAGTTTGGGCGCGGCGGCATGATTACCAAGTGCCATATGGCCCACAAAGTGGCGCAGTTGGGCATTGCGGTGCACATTGCCAACGGCAAAACCATCAACGTCCTGCCCCGCATCCTGAGCGAGGAAGTGGTAAACACCAAATTCATCCCCAACAAAACGGCATCGCGCAAGAAGAAGTGGCTGGCCCACGCCGAAACCGCTGCCAAAGGGGCCGTGCAAATAAACGCCGGCGCGAAAGCGGCCCTCACCACCCCCGGCAAGGCCACCAGCCTCCTGCCGGTGGGCGTGCTCGGCATCGTCGGCACGTTTACCAAAGGCGACATTATTCGGCTGCTCGACGAAGGCGGCAGACCCATCGGCATTGGCATAGCTGAATACGGTTCCGATAAGGCTTTAGAACGCCTTGGCTTGCAAAACCAGAAGCCGCTGGTACACTACGATTATCTGTTTTTAAGCGCTGAAATCAGCTAG
- a CDS encoding M28 family peptidase — protein MLHLQSAVCGLLLTLLGAAACEQRGSQRSASSSRPTSLQPDQPMGADQTRLYADVKFLTSLQPARHYRNLRSLNAAADHIKAAFVSLENGHVEEQTFKADGRQYRNIILWFGQPDAPRLVVGAHYDVCGDQPGADDNASAVAGLLETARLLQNLGSNSKYRVELVAYPNEEPPYFATEYMGSAVHAKSLHDANVPVRAMLCYEMIGYFRDEPGSQRFPNEQIAALYPNTGNFITVVGRMGQESFTKQVQDLMKTKADIDVQRINLPAEMGLAGLSDHRNYWKYGYEALMINDTSFLRNPNYHLPSDTIDTLDFRRMAEVVNGVYAAIMGL, from the coding sequence ATGCTCCATCTCCAAAGCGCTGTGTGCGGACTGCTCCTGACCTTATTGGGTGCGGCGGCCTGTGAGCAACGCGGTTCGCAGCGGAGCGCCTCCTCCTCCCGTCCTACCTCTCTCCAACCCGACCAACCCATGGGTGCCGATCAAACCCGACTGTATGCCGATGTTAAGTTCCTGACGTCGCTGCAACCTGCCCGCCACTACCGCAACCTTCGGTCCTTGAATGCGGCTGCTGACCATATCAAAGCCGCTTTTGTGAGTTTGGAAAACGGCCACGTCGAGGAGCAAACCTTCAAGGCCGATGGTCGGCAGTACCGCAACATTATCTTGTGGTTTGGGCAGCCCGACGCGCCGCGCTTGGTAGTTGGTGCGCACTACGACGTGTGCGGCGACCAACCCGGCGCCGACGATAATGCCAGTGCCGTGGCTGGCCTGCTGGAAACGGCCCGGCTGCTACAAAACCTTGGTTCTAACTCGAAATACCGCGTGGAACTAGTAGCCTACCCCAACGAGGAGCCGCCTTACTTCGCCACTGAGTACATGGGCAGCGCCGTGCACGCTAAATCCTTGCACGATGCGAACGTGCCCGTGCGGGCCATGCTTTGCTACGAGATGATCGGCTACTTCCGCGACGAGCCCGGCTCGCAGCGTTTCCCCAACGAGCAAATAGCCGCGCTGTATCCAAACACCGGCAACTTCATCACGGTAGTGGGGCGCATGGGCCAGGAGAGCTTCACCAAGCAGGTGCAGGACCTTATGAAAACCAAGGCCGACATCGACGTGCAGCGCATCAACCTGCCCGCCGAAATGGGCCTGGCCGGTCTTTCCGATCATCGGAACTACTGGAAGTACGGCTACGAGGCCCTCATGATCAACGACACCTCCTTCCTGCGCAACCCCAATTATCACCTCCCCTCCGACACCATCGACACGCTGGATTTCAGGCGGATGGCAGAAGTGGTAAACGGCGTATACGCGGCCATTATGGGGCTGTGA
- a CDS encoding DUF2339 domain-containing protein: METGLLMLVAVVGVLLYQDVSKRVRELTQRLQKREDEHLALSVTVERLRQELQKLHSQPPQEPAPAPPAPAPIVAPPPPTLEWYKSAAPAVATTPPPPTAAPPVQAPAKAEPTDMAPAAPQAAPAVPAPPVAPAAADTATTTSPPIKPQPVEKPVPAPPTPASLTATPAPTPAPRPLPAPALRPAPRSIPAPAAVVPTNPTWWNRAEQLLLDNWTGILGAVVLVTGIGFLGVYTALRVSAPVRFGMITTFAAALLAMHYYLRAKPFAAQLHVWLQSSAAAVFLFACVGAVSVPGLQWVDPPFSYLLLLVGVAANLWLAWDASRESVATLHGVLSLVALAVLPHTLLTLAAAAGVTAFSIVITYRQRWRYQLLLSILSFFVFHQYWHYLLVADAPPSNSVRLGAMGLVLLVGVAAAVVQYRKVYASVRFDALLFAAHLLNWTCLGINLYQYSTGSPWKTVPLGLGALLTFWVARQARQLGIQWLFRTDSIISLVLALFTAFSLQGWHATGTLVLLFMLLETLLVAFIMAREREVVVFQVAAAGALLASLGLLVLNIAQITSYTSAELHRNAGLLVLAGLLGAGYFQLVQRQTLLNDAEEPSGQELYRGFGAMVGALYLGGAALLVQALFGVPNPPETGLLSGAVAAAGALFGVAWWLRSIKGWFRTMHLLCGQVLLVVAILGLHKAGLVWPAVAVVLYLESLLLAGVLGKANEPPAYRVLLVATVLSGGWLLLASTTLVLQLSGPELHRNALLLLLAAFSSSVALHLTGRLSQLAALLFEPNDRSLHTGLRVLTGLLYLGGGLLLTQALFGISNAPVAALIGGLAATAGGLFGLAWWMRGNPGWFRPLHLLLGQLLLALAVLGLHEAGLSWPTTLTLLYVETLVLALLLAWYQEWPLYRVLVYASLVLAVALAPLVYRTSSGLLPDTLRALLLAAAALTTVATQALLHRRGALVFDAVPLSYNSLYRLRLLGTLAGWLLLAAGGLVYEHTWAGWVVVGLGGILLVLRHYITIPGLWLGLLLLAVGYQGLQWSQVLPVQQAYEPLSVLGYLLPLLALSGVGLFCSWWEGRQQHVRWPWLYLLGLHATLAVWVAFAPRTEAVPVLLWVVLAAVAAMAAHLLRQQLTTTETLTRHGHPDRFLLHLTYGLLTLALVSHLNLLAASSTDLLLGFPARRFTAAALLLVLAGLAWQRPSTTGPVYRSTQYVQPLLPELTLLFFTFTLWREVQLEWEALLWILLAFALTLGAHYLPHRLRRVQVYGVFFFAASVLWSSYVALTAIAPGQLLTAPWLAAASTVVLLFTYAAVVFNQPVLATEDAYWPPWLAPLAKLGQLPLPVKVPLLLYPAFLALMLLLVQSFDRSVLTVLLMVEVMGAFISSLLLRRQDLRYASLVGMVVCFIRLISYDLSQSNTITRAIVFILMGLLLLAMNALYARFKGRFAPAADAEEELE, encoded by the coding sequence ATGGAAACTGGCCTACTGATGCTGGTCGCCGTTGTGGGCGTCCTGCTGTACCAGGATGTATCAAAGCGTGTGCGGGAGTTGACCCAACGCCTGCAAAAGCGCGAAGACGAACACCTTGCTTTATCGGTGACCGTTGAGCGTTTGCGCCAAGAGCTGCAAAAGCTTCACTCCCAACCACCACAAGAGCCCGCCCCGGCACCACCGGCACCGGCGCCAATCGTGGCGCCACCCCCACCGACACTGGAGTGGTATAAGTCGGCAGCTCCTGCCGTGGCCACCACTCCGCCTCCACCAACGGCTGCACCGCCTGTTCAGGCACCGGCCAAAGCAGAGCCTACTGATATGGCTCCAGCGGCACCACAAGCAGCACCCGCTGTACCAGCGCCACCTGTTGCACCTGCCGCCGCTGATACGGCTACCACAACTTCTCCACCTATCAAACCTCAGCCGGTTGAAAAGCCGGTTCCGGCGCCTCCCACTCCCGCTTCCCTGACGGCTACTCCAGCCCCAACGCCCGCCCCGCGGCCACTGCCCGCGCCCGCACTGCGTCCTGCTCCCCGGTCCATTCCAGCTCCTGCGGCAGTTGTACCAACTAACCCAACCTGGTGGAACCGGGCCGAACAACTGCTTCTCGACAACTGGACCGGCATACTAGGTGCCGTGGTCCTCGTGACAGGCATTGGCTTCCTGGGCGTGTACACGGCATTGCGCGTTAGTGCGCCAGTGCGCTTCGGCATGATTACCACTTTTGCGGCGGCGCTGCTGGCCATGCATTATTACCTGCGGGCAAAGCCCTTTGCGGCACAGCTGCACGTGTGGCTGCAAAGCAGTGCGGCAGCGGTGTTTCTGTTTGCTTGCGTGGGTGCCGTGAGTGTACCGGGGCTGCAATGGGTTGACCCGCCGTTTAGCTACCTCTTGCTACTAGTGGGCGTGGCCGCCAATCTGTGGTTGGCCTGGGACGCTAGCCGCGAATCGGTGGCCACGCTGCACGGGGTGCTGAGTTTGGTGGCGTTGGCGGTGCTGCCGCACACGCTACTCACGCTGGCTGCCGCGGCGGGCGTCACGGCATTTAGCATCGTCATTACGTACCGCCAGCGCTGGCGGTACCAGCTGCTGCTTAGCATTCTCAGCTTTTTCGTGTTTCATCAATACTGGCACTACTTGCTGGTTGCAGATGCGCCACCCTCTAATTCTGTACGCTTAGGCGCCATGGGCTTGGTATTGCTGGTAGGAGTAGCCGCGGCCGTGGTGCAATACCGGAAGGTGTACGCCAGCGTGCGTTTCGATGCTTTGCTGTTTGCGGCCCACCTACTGAACTGGACTTGCCTGGGCATCAACCTCTATCAGTACAGCACCGGCTCGCCCTGGAAAACAGTGCCCTTAGGGCTGGGCGCGCTGCTCACATTCTGGGTAGCCCGGCAGGCCCGGCAACTCGGTATTCAGTGGCTGTTCCGCACCGACAGCATTATCTCGCTGGTTCTAGCTTTGTTTACGGCCTTCTCGTTGCAAGGCTGGCACGCTACGGGCACGCTCGTGCTGCTCTTTATGCTGCTCGAAACGTTGCTGGTTGCCTTCATCATGGCCCGAGAGCGGGAAGTAGTGGTGTTTCAGGTAGCCGCGGCAGGTGCTTTGTTGGCGAGTTTGGGGCTGTTGGTGCTCAATATCGCGCAAATCACTTCTTACACCTCCGCAGAATTGCACCGCAACGCCGGCCTGCTAGTACTGGCTGGTTTGCTAGGCGCCGGCTATTTCCAACTTGTGCAGCGCCAAACCCTGCTCAACGACGCAGAAGAGCCAAGCGGACAAGAGCTGTACCGTGGCTTCGGCGCGATGGTGGGCGCGTTGTATCTGGGTGGTGCGGCTTTGCTGGTACAAGCTCTTTTCGGCGTCCCGAATCCGCCGGAAACGGGGCTGTTGAGTGGCGCTGTTGCGGCCGCGGGCGCGCTTTTCGGGGTGGCGTGGTGGCTACGCTCAATTAAAGGCTGGTTCCGCACCATGCACTTGCTATGCGGTCAGGTGCTGTTGGTGGTAGCTATTTTAGGGCTACACAAGGCCGGACTGGTGTGGCCGGCAGTGGCAGTGGTGCTGTACTTGGAAAGCTTGCTGTTGGCGGGCGTATTGGGCAAAGCCAACGAACCACCGGCTTACCGTGTGCTGCTGGTTGCCACGGTGCTGAGTGGCGGCTGGCTGTTGCTGGCGTCTACTACGCTGGTCCTACAGTTGTCGGGCCCCGAGCTGCACCGCAACGCGCTGCTCCTGCTGCTGGCCGCTTTCAGCAGTTCCGTGGCTTTGCACCTGACGGGGCGTTTATCGCAGCTTGCCGCACTGCTGTTTGAACCCAACGACCGAAGCCTGCACACCGGACTACGGGTACTAACTGGCTTGTTGTACTTAGGAGGCGGCCTGCTGCTCACGCAGGCGTTGTTTGGCATCAGCAACGCCCCTGTGGCCGCCCTAATTGGCGGCTTGGCCGCTACCGCGGGCGGGCTATTTGGGCTGGCCTGGTGGATGCGGGGTAATCCGGGCTGGTTCCGGCCGCTGCACTTGCTGCTAGGTCAGTTGCTGCTAGCATTAGCTGTGTTGGGTTTGCACGAAGCCGGTCTTTCGTGGCCTACTACGCTCACGCTGCTTTACGTTGAAACCCTAGTGCTGGCGTTGCTGCTGGCCTGGTATCAGGAGTGGCCGTTGTACCGCGTTTTGGTTTACGCTTCGTTGGTGCTGGCCGTGGCGCTGGCCCCGCTCGTGTACCGCACCAGTTCCGGCCTGCTCCCCGATACACTACGCGCCTTGCTACTGGCAGCTGCGGCACTGACTACCGTTGCTACGCAGGCGCTGTTGCACCGCCGCGGCGCGCTCGTATTCGATGCCGTACCGCTTTCTTATAACTCGCTGTACAGGCTGCGCCTACTCGGCACGTTGGCGGGTTGGCTGCTGCTGGCAGCGGGCGGCTTGGTGTACGAGCACACTTGGGCGGGTTGGGTTGTAGTTGGCTTGGGTGGGATACTGCTTGTACTCCGGCACTATATCACCATACCGGGCCTATGGTTAGGTTTATTGTTACTGGCCGTCGGCTATCAGGGCTTGCAATGGAGCCAGGTGCTCCCGGTTCAGCAAGCTTACGAACCTCTATCGGTGCTAGGGTATCTGCTGCCACTACTGGCTTTGTCAGGGGTGGGCTTGTTCTGCTCGTGGTGGGAAGGCAGGCAGCAGCACGTACGCTGGCCGTGGCTGTACCTGCTCGGGTTGCACGCCACGCTGGCCGTTTGGGTGGCCTTCGCGCCGCGTACCGAAGCCGTGCCCGTACTTCTGTGGGTGGTGCTGGCCGCTGTAGCAGCAATGGCCGCGCACCTACTACGCCAACAACTGACCACAACTGAAACCCTAACGCGGCACGGCCACCCCGACCGATTCCTGCTGCACCTTACCTATGGGTTGCTCACACTGGCACTGGTTAGCCACCTCAACTTGCTGGCGGCTTCTTCTACCGACCTGCTGCTAGGCTTTCCGGCTCGTCGCTTTACGGCCGCCGCGCTGCTACTGGTGCTAGCGGGTCTTGCGTGGCAGCGTCCATCAACTACCGGTCCGGTATATCGTTCCACTCAATACGTGCAGCCCTTGCTTCCTGAATTGACGCTGCTCTTTTTCACGTTTACGCTGTGGCGCGAAGTGCAACTGGAATGGGAAGCTTTGCTGTGGATACTGCTGGCCTTTGCGCTGACATTGGGTGCCCATTACCTACCCCACCGCCTGCGCCGAGTGCAGGTGTACGGGGTGTTCTTCTTCGCAGCTTCCGTGCTCTGGAGTAGCTACGTAGCCCTTACTGCCATTGCGCCTGGCCAGCTCTTGACAGCTCCCTGGCTGGCCGCGGCTAGCACCGTCGTTTTGCTGTTCACGTATGCCGCTGTGGTCTTCAATCAGCCAGTTCTTGCCACCGAAGACGCGTATTGGCCGCCGTGGTTGGCGCCTTTGGCCAAGCTTGGGCAACTACCACTGCCGGTCAAGGTCCCCCTGCTGCTGTATCCAGCGTTCCTGGCGCTTATGCTGCTGTTGGTTCAGTCCTTCGACCGGTCTGTGCTGACGGTTCTGCTGATGGTAGAAGTTATGGGCGCATTCATCAGTAGCCTGCTGTTGCGCCGGCAAGACCTGCGCTATGCCTCGCTGGTTGGCATGGTTGTTTGCTTTATTCGGCTCATATCCTACGATTTAAGCCAGAGCAACACCATCACCCGCGCCATCGTCTTCATCTTGATGGGTTTGTTGCTGCTCGCTATGAATGCCCTGTACGCCCGCTTCAAAGGCCGGTTTGCGCCAGCCGCCGATGCAGAAGAAGAGCTAGAGTAG
- a CDS encoding LysR family transcriptional regulator — protein MLSHPHEIFLEVARQLSFTKAGQTLFLSQSAVSKQVKALEEYYKTGLFERLGNSVVLTPAGELLYSKLLLAKQLQHELHQEFTALSNDFSPQVRMVIGASTTISLYVIPPVLSAYLGKYPNTQLTLKNRNSENILKALLEHEIDLGIIEGIHKVSNVTYTPLLTDEVVAVCSTRNPIYKQELTARELLTVPVALRETGSGTLAVLEEALAAHHIKLTDLPVKVRLGGTEALKNFVRVDTCLAFLPRQAVLKELESGELQVVRIRDLNLVRHFDFVQRKGTENNMPYKSFVQFTRRYYSKKE, from the coding sequence ATGCTTTCCCACCCGCACGAAATCTTCCTGGAAGTAGCCCGACAACTCAGCTTCACCAAGGCCGGACAGACCTTGTTTCTGAGCCAATCGGCGGTGAGCAAGCAAGTGAAGGCGCTGGAAGAGTATTACAAGACTGGCCTGTTCGAGCGACTCGGCAACAGCGTGGTGCTCACGCCGGCCGGCGAATTGCTGTATAGCAAGCTACTGCTGGCCAAACAGCTGCAACACGAGCTGCACCAAGAGTTTACGGCTCTCAGCAACGACTTCTCGCCGCAGGTGCGCATGGTGATTGGGGCCAGCACCACCATTTCGCTGTACGTTATTCCGCCAGTGCTTTCCGCCTACCTAGGTAAGTACCCCAACACCCAACTCACCCTCAAAAACCGCAACAGCGAAAACATTCTTAAGGCGCTGCTCGAACACGAAATCGACCTTGGCATCATCGAGGGCATCCACAAAGTCAGCAACGTTACTTACACGCCCTTGCTCACCGACGAGGTAGTAGCAGTGTGCTCCACTCGCAACCCCATTTACAAGCAAGAACTCACGGCCCGCGAGCTACTAACCGTGCCCGTTGCGTTGCGTGAAACGGGTTCTGGTACGCTAGCGGTGCTGGAAGAGGCGTTGGCGGCGCACCACATCAAGCTCACCGACTTGCCAGTGAAAGTGCGGCTTGGCGGTACCGAAGCCCTGAAAAACTTCGTGCGGGTTGATACCTGTCTGGCATTTCTGCCACGGCAGGCAGTGCTGAAAGAGCTGGAGTCGGGGGAGTTGCAGGTGGTGCGCATCCGCGACCTGAACCTGGTGCGGCATTTCGACTTTGTACAGCGCAAGGGCACCGAAAACAATATGCCCTACAAAAGCTTCGTGCAGTTCACGCGGCGCTACTATTCCAAAAAGGAATAG
- a CDS encoding threonine synthase has product MKTLLDTPTRLHELHCAACHTAYSAFTMQRVSECCGQPLLASYHLTEPLPRTAGINTAENSMWRYRSLLPLFDDAHKVSLGEGWTPLLEMQRLGARYSLHDLRLKDEGQNPTGSFKARGLSMAVSKAKELGATGCIIPTAGNAGVAMAAYCARAGLRAVVVMPRHTPKAFKEECYWYGAEVHLVDGLINDCAARVRELNANGELLDVSTLKEPYRLEGKKTMGYELAEQLDWQLPDVLLYPAGGGTGLIGIWKAFREMQTLGWLPADAKLPRMVAVQAANCCPLVETRAGHQPNCHEYVGQPTIANGLAVPRPLGEQLMLQVLDESKGTAISITDEQMLEGMRELAQLEGLFVAPEGGAVWMAARQLLETGWLKPEEQILLLNTGSGQKYMDNVEGRYKE; this is encoded by the coding sequence ATGAAAACTCTCCTCGATACCCCCACGCGGCTGCACGAACTGCACTGCGCCGCCTGTCACACTGCCTACTCGGCTTTTACCATGCAGCGCGTTTCGGAATGCTGTGGGCAACCTCTGCTGGCTTCCTACCACTTAACTGAGCCCTTGCCGCGCACTGCGGGCATAAACACCGCCGAAAACTCGATGTGGCGTTACCGCTCCCTGCTGCCGCTTTTCGACGATGCGCACAAAGTAAGCCTCGGCGAAGGCTGGACCCCACTTCTGGAAATGCAACGCCTCGGTGCCCGCTATAGCCTGCACGATTTGCGCCTCAAAGACGAAGGACAAAACCCCACAGGTTCCTTCAAGGCCCGCGGCCTGAGCATGGCTGTTTCCAAAGCCAAGGAGCTAGGTGCCACTGGCTGCATCATCCCAACGGCCGGCAACGCCGGGGTAGCCATGGCAGCCTACTGCGCCCGCGCTGGCTTACGGGCCGTGGTGGTGATGCCCCGCCACACCCCCAAGGCCTTCAAAGAGGAATGCTACTGGTACGGTGCCGAAGTACACCTCGTCGATGGCCTCATCAACGACTGCGCCGCCCGCGTCCGGGAACTGAACGCCAACGGGGAATTGCTCGATGTATCGACGCTGAAAGAACCCTATCGGCTCGAAGGCAAGAAAACCATGGGCTACGAGCTAGCCGAACAACTCGACTGGCAACTGCCCGACGTACTGCTTTACCCCGCTGGCGGTGGCACCGGCCTCATCGGCATCTGGAAAGCCTTCCGCGAAATGCAAACCCTCGGTTGGCTCCCCGCCGATGCTAAACTACCGCGCATGGTAGCCGTGCAGGCCGCCAACTGCTGCCCCCTGGTGGAAACTCGCGCCGGTCATCAGCCCAACTGCCACGAGTATGTCGGCCAGCCCACCATTGCCAATGGCCTCGCCGTGCCCCGCCCCCTCGGTGAGCAACTGATGCTGCAAGTGCTAGACGAATCGAAAGGAACTGCCATCAGCATCACCGACGAGCAGATGCTGGAAGGCATGCGGGAACTAGCACAGCTAGAAGGCCTGTTTGTAGCTCCCGAGGGTGGAGCCGTTTGGATGGCAGCCCGCCAGTTGCTTGAAACCGGCTGGCTGAAACCCGAAGAGCAGATACTACTCTTGAACACCGGCTCCGGCCAGAAGTACATGGACAACGTGGAAGGCCGGTATAAAGAATAG